One window from the genome of Yarrowia lipolytica chromosome 1B, complete sequence encodes:
- a CDS encoding uncharacterized protein (Compare to YALI0B21296g, no similarity) codes for MPKVEIKEVEGDTIELDGMKIPLRMPTRGPSGPTLMDQIDSLKQKQTEKEAKAQGRPIPVYKPQPPRTTKEGKPLRYRKVAVRTQDDVYDDDAEDEDEEDTGIPTDSKWFEFLDFCMYLIPLMSVHLVLDVLVQKQYGGGDLDPALYGQPFPKRGDLDSHSIQIRRQELSTIIQAAKRSLTSIPVLAGLHAFCAPYVNAISKLQRGQVEDDRQLPRGIRVFRVVTFAASIAIGCYILYAANEQGYMAVMKRAPPLGTLWVWLIVEMEWNWGALSLVVVCMWSYMRGYLS; via the coding sequence ATGCCCAAAGTGGAGATCAAAGAAGTCGAAGGCGACACAATCGAGCTCGATGGAATGAAGATCCCGTTGAGAATGCCCACCAGGGGACCTTCAGGACCCACTCTCATGGACCAAATCGACTCTCTtaagcagaagcagacaGAAAAGGAGGCGAAGGCCCAAGGAAGGCCCATCCCCGTCTATAAACCGCAACCACCTCGAACCACGAAGGAGGGCAAGCCACTTCGATACAGGAAAGTGGCTGTACGAACCCAAGACGATGTGTACGACGATGACGccgaagatgaagatgaagaagacacaGGGATCCCCACAGACTCGAAATGGTTCGAGTTTCTCGACTTTTGCATGTATCTGATTCCCTTGATGAGCGTACACTTGGTTCTGGACGTGTTAGTACAAAAGCAGTACGGAGGCGGAGACCTGGATCCTGCTCTGTATGGGCAACCCTTCCCCAAACGAGGAGACCTTGATTCCCACAGCATCCAGATTAGGCGCCAAGAGCTGTCCACAATCATTCAGGCTGCAAAGCGGTCCCTTACCTCTATACCTGTTCTGGCTGGTCTGCATGCATTTTGTGCTCCTTATGTGAATGCCATCAGTAAGCTGCAGCGGGGTCAGGTCGAGGATGACCGGCAACTCCCTCGGGGCATTCGGGTGTTCCGAGTGGTCACATTTGCTGCATCCATCGCGATTGGGTGCTACATTCTCTATGCTGCCAACGAGCAGGGCTACATGGCTGTAATGAAAcgggctcctcctcttgGCACTCTGTGGGTATGGCTCATTGTGGAAATGGAATGGAACTGGGGTGCTCTTTCGCTCGTGGTAGTTTGCATGTGGTCTTATATGAGAGGTTATCTTAGTTGA
- a CDS encoding uncharacterized protein (Compare to YALI0B21274g, no similarity), translating into MRLAIIIILCLTALVSAKSDKFNRELVSLQDFMYGRVPLLGGGDKYVEYRGKSVDFDDSVRILAARRCGIYIDRQEHFSHDNYVGVATLAEFVTQALIAGKCGEANYAYTALCANGDRDTISVKKPKKLMEALKVQLEANRQLTGKRQRFTSDNEELDKIYSKLYTDSLWSWAYIYEWMAFLVTSFYGLVVFL; encoded by the coding sequence ATGAGACTGGCTATAATCATCATTCTCTGCCTCACAGCTCTTGTCAGCGCCAAATCCGATAAGTTCAACCGAGAACTGGTGAGTCTGCAGGACTTCATGTACGGAAGAGTGCCTCTccttggaggaggagacaagTATGTGGAGTACAGAGGCAAGTCGGTGGACTTTGATGATTCCGTTAGAATACTAGCAGCGCGGAGATGCGGTATTTACATTGACAGACAAGAACACTTCTCGCACGACAATTATGTTGGTGTCGCGACACTGGCGGAGTTTGTGACACAAGCACTGATTGCTGGCAAGTGTGGTGAAGCCAACTACGCGTACACGGCTCTTTGCGCTAACGGAGACAGAGATACCATCAGCGTGAAGAAGCCCAAAAAACTTATGGAGGCGCTCAAGGTGCAGCTGGAAGCCAATAGACAGCTGACGGGGAAAAGACAGCGGTTCACGAGTGACAATGAGGAACTCGACAAAATCTACTCAAAGCTCTACACAGACAGTTTGTGGTCGTGGGCGTATATCTATGAGTGGATGGCTTTCCTCGTAACCTCCTTTTACGGTCTTGTAGTGTTTCTGTGA
- a CDS encoding uncharacterized protein (Compare to YALI0B21318g, similar to uniprot|Q6CHS1 Yarrowia lipolytica YALI0A05665g), with the protein MSINISYQETHLDLPHMPCEEYDDQLQPSRSTTSSVAPSIATSTRSRASTLTSSSNNSTSTTATTIDPSLPSFEEAVNEQLALTIDFTPTVTVKYTKSTRVKKMTTTLTRHVIEPGLTQTDEVVAQWDLLSGRTEPTEGTISDLATPITIEPSTHHYALKCTLPARLPETASHKSSRLWYTLDTQVSRTKSFFSTAGPLDYSEEIMMARNTQTDAQTILPVSASVPWLNKLKYSVSYPQRHISLQEGMEIPIKLTTTLFEKPIRLNSVKFAVSQTCNSNAKDKQQTDLLNDYSSRHMTSDLAELDEMELNNAREQGFDVETTFLDSTHKGNLLIPGSEETELEYTLKLDARAIQKLSASTSYTHPLHVVHKLFTSLRFSYLAPTDKPNHKKRRYFDVSISTPLVLSRAKDDYFAAQLSAASSRASFDYDDFLLCEYPRLKNTVFENDFANDSAPSYDSFMAQAAAAAAAAVPARTSLDDEAPEWSSPNDDSDSDSDSDFESDSAPVAPIAIPQRITQAKQQPFTASLPSYSFAQNY; encoded by the coding sequence ATGTCCATCAACATCTCCTACCAGGAGACCCATCTGGATCTCCCCCATATGCCCTGTGAAGAATACGATGATCAATTACAACCCAGCCGGAGCACCACCTCGTCGGTAGCCCCCTCAATTGCTACCAGCACCCGGTCTCGAGCTTCCACCCTCACATCGTCATCCAACAACTCCACTTCCACAACCGCAACTACCATCGACCCTTCGTTACCATCGTTCGAGGAAGCTGTCAACGAGCAGTTGGCACTCACCATTGACTTTACCCCAACTGTTACCGTCAAGTACACCAAGAGTACCCGAGtcaagaagatgacaaCCACTCTGACCCGTCATGTGATCGAGCCTGGCCTGACCCAGACCGACGAGGTTGTGGCTCAATGGGATCTTCTCTCTGGCCGAACCGAGCCCACCGAGGGAACCATCTCCGACCTTGCCACTCCCATCACTATCGAACCCTCCACGCATCACTACGCCCTCAAGTGCACTCTGCCTGCTAGATTACCCGAAACCGCATCCCACAAGTCCAGCAGACTGTGGTATACTCTGGATACCCAGGTTTCTCGAACCAAGtctttcttctccacgGCTGGTCCCTTGGACTACTCCGAGGAAATTATGATGGCTCGAAACACCCAGACTGACGCCCAGACCATTCTTCCCGTCTCCGCCTCTGTTCCCTGGCTCAACAAGCTGAAGTATTCGGTCTCCTACCCCCAGAGACACATTTCTCTGCAGGAGGGAATGGAGATCCCCATCAAGctcaccaccactctgTTTGAGAAGCCCATTCGACTAAACTCCGTCAAATTTGCTGTTTCTCAGACCTGTAACTCCAATGCCAAGGATAAGCAGCAGACCGATCTTTTGAACGACTACTCCAGCCGACATATGACTTCTGACCTTGCAGAACTCGACGAGATGGAGCTCAACAACGCTCGAGAACAAGGCTTTGATGTCGAGACCACCTTCCTGGATTCCACTCACAAGGGCAACCTGCTTATTCCCGGATCCGAGGAGACCGAGCTCGAGTACACTCTCAAGCTGGATGCCAGAGCCATTCAGAAGCTATCTGCATCTACCTCTTACACTCATCCTCTGCATGTGGTGCACAAGCTGTTCACTTCTCTGCGATTCTCATACCTGGCTCCCACTGACAAGCCTAACCATAAGAAGCGACGATACTTTGACGTCTCTATTTCCACCCCTCTGGTGCTGTCCCgggccaaggacgactACTTCGCCGCTCAGCTGAGTGCCGCTTCCAGCCGAGCCTCGTTTGACTACGATGACTTCCTGCTGTGCGAGTACCCTCGGCTCAAGAACACGGTGTTTGAGAACGACTTTGCCAACGactctgctccttcttACGACTCTTTCATGGCTCAGgctgccgccgccgctgctgctgctgttcccGCTCGAACCTCTCTTGACGACGAGGCTCCCGAGTGGTCTTCTCCTAACGACGATTCCGACTCTGACTCCGATTCCGACTTTGAGAGCGATTCTGCTCCTGTGGCTCCCATTGCCATTCCCCAGCGAATAACCCaggccaagcagcagccctTCACGGCTTCTCTGCCCAGCTATTCCTTTGCTCAGAACTACTAA